In a genomic window of Spirochaetota bacterium:
- the miaB gene encoding tRNA (N6-isopentenyl adenosine(37)-C2)-methylthiotransferase MiaB, which yields MNEFNKNLNVYFEIYGCEMNKSQANSLINILKKNNINICEKIEDSDFIIIFTCSVRKSAEDRAFGRLSFFKKLKREGLNFKVIIAGCMSEEYREYFIEKKYADFIVGTKRQEIILDYILSSFSFDEKIYKNYKRDRDVNFISANEYDDFNFLNSGIDKEYQFLAYVSIVHGCSNYCSYCIVPYLRGKEVSRNSEDIINDVKKLAEQGVNYIILLGQNVLYYGKDNNDISFSELITKLHNIDGIEYISFLSPHPKDFDLGLIKTICELPKLTKVIHLPLQSGSDKILRLMNRKYTITQYMNIIENFYKFRNDINFTTDIIVGFPFESEDDFQETLNIVKNVRFIDAFTYKYSKRPIVKKLFDDNIPEEVKDKRLLYLVNLVQSISVEKRKENINKIKRAIILKESKYSNNYYLFKTFDGFNGVIEKSYLNPSNIVDVKLKNLKGKTFVGELLNVKNII from the coding sequence ATGAATGAATTTAATAAGAATTTGAATGTATATTTTGAAATATATGGTTGTGAGATGAATAAATCGCAAGCTAATTCTCTTATAAATATTTTAAAAAAGAATAATATTAACATTTGTGAGAAAATTGAAGATTCTGATTTTATTATTATTTTTACATGTTCAGTAAGAAAATCTGCTGAAGATAGAGCTTTTGGTAGGTTATCTTTTTTTAAAAAATTAAAAAGAGAAGGATTAAATTTTAAAGTAATAATTGCAGGTTGTATGAGTGAAGAATATAGGGAGTATTTCATTGAAAAAAAATACGCAGATTTTATAGTAGGAACTAAAAGACAAGAAATTATTTTAGATTATATATTAAGTAGTTTTTCATTTGATGAAAAAATATATAAAAATTATAAGAGAGATAGAGATGTAAATTTTATAAGTGCAAATGAGTATGATGATTTTAATTTTTTAAACTCTGGTATTGATAAAGAATATCAATTTTTGGCTTATGTGAGTATAGTTCATGGTTGCTCTAATTATTGTAGTTATTGTATTGTGCCTTATTTAAGAGGTAAAGAGGTTTCAAGGAATAGTGAAGATATAATTAATGATGTGAAAAAACTTGCAGAACAAGGAGTTAACTATATTATATTACTTGGGCAAAATGTTTTATATTATGGGAAAGATAATAATGATATTAGTTTTTCTGAACTTATAACCAAATTACACAATATTGATGGCATAGAATATATCTCATTTTTATCTCCTCATCCAAAAGATTTTGATTTGGGACTTATAAAAACAATTTGTGAATTACCAAAGTTAACAAAAGTTATACATTTACCTTTACAATCAGGATCTGATAAGATTTTGAGACTAATGAATAGAAAATATACTATAACTCAATATATGAACATTATTGAAAATTTTTATAAATTTAGAAACGATATAAATTTTACCACTGATATTATAGTTGGATTCCCTTTTGAAAGTGAAGATGATTTTCAAGAAACCTTAAACATAGTAAAAAATGTTAGATTTATAGATGCTTTCACATATAAATACTCTAAAAGACCAATTGTGAAAAAATTGTTTGATGATAATATTCCTGAAGAAGTTAAAGATAAAAGGCTTCTATATTTAGTTAATTTAGTACAAAGTATATCAGTAGAGAAGAGAAAAGAAAACATTAATAAAATAAAAAGAGCTATTATTTTAAAAGAATCTAAATATTCAAATAATTATTATTTATTTAAAACATTTGATGGTTTTAATGGTGTAATAGAAAAAAGTTATTTAAATCCTTCAAATATTGTAGATGTTAAATTAAAAAACTTAAAAGGAAAAACTTTTGTAGGGGAATTATTAAATGTTAAAAATATTATTTAA
- the leuS gene encoding leucine--tRNA ligase: MNDKKINYNHLEIEKKWQDFWDKDKTFEVKEDLKYPKEKRIYILDMFPYPSGEGLHVGHPEGYTATDIIAKYYKLNGYNVLHPMGWDAFGLPAENYAIKNKVHPAIVTDKNIENFKRQIKMIGLGYDWSREIKTTDPEYYKWTQWIFIQLLKNDLAYKTEAPINFCPSCKTGISNEEVVDGKCERCGTEVYRKNLPQWILRITKYADRLLEDLDELDWPEDIKLMQRNWIGRSEGAYIKFKIFGYDDYIEVYTTRPDTIFGVTFMVIAPEHPLVDKITTNDQRDEVKKYKEYAAKKSDLERTSLNKEKTGCFTGAYAINPANDKKIPIYISDYILLTYGTGAIMAVPGHDSRDFEFAKKFNLPIIQVVAKEKGKLIDNLEEAFEEEGYAINSGQFDGMDTSTFKKEIIKFLEEKGIGKKGVSYKLRDWIFSRQRYWGEPIPVVICDKCGIVPLNEDQLPLVLPDIKEYEPSGTGESPLVNIDWWINTECPKCGKPAKRESNTMPQWAGSCWYYLRYLDPKNNKELCSLEKQKYWMPVSLYVGGKEHAVLHLLYARFWHKFLYDIGVVNTKEPFLKLRNQGIILGEDNQKMSKSRGNVVNPDDIIKEYGADTFRMYEMFMGPLETSKPWNKNSIKGVRRFIERVFNYFVTVEVYEGEEKDNELLKVAHKSIKKVTEDILTISAFNTAISQLMVFLNKLEEKPKISKDIAKIYLILLSPFAPHLAEELYNYLGYENSIFNNEKWPQYNSNLIKDEIIPIVITVNGKKRAVIEVPFDSDESYVLELAFKEENILKYVSRDNVLKSVFVKNKLLNLITK; encoded by the coding sequence ATGAATGATAAAAAAATCAATTACAATCATTTAGAAATTGAAAAAAAATGGCAAGATTTTTGGGATAAAGATAAAACATTTGAAGTTAAAGAAGATTTAAAATATCCAAAAGAAAAAAGGATTTATATTCTTGATATGTTTCCTTACCCATCTGGTGAAGGTTTACATGTAGGTCACCCAGAGGGATATACTGCTACTGATATTATTGCTAAATATTATAAACTAAATGGATACAATGTACTTCATCCTATGGGATGGGATGCTTTTGGTTTACCTGCTGAAAATTATGCTATTAAAAATAAAGTCCATCCTGCTATTGTTACAGACAAAAATATAGAAAATTTTAAAAGGCAAATAAAAATGATTGGTCTGGGATATGATTGGTCAAGAGAAATAAAAACTACTGACCCCGAATATTATAAATGGACTCAATGGATATTTATTCAACTTTTAAAAAATGATCTTGCATATAAAACTGAAGCTCCAATTAATTTTTGTCCTTCTTGTAAAACTGGAATTTCAAATGAAGAAGTTGTTGATGGAAAATGTGAAAGATGTGGTACAGAGGTATATAGGAAAAATCTTCCTCAATGGATTTTAAGAATAACAAAATATGCTGATAGATTATTAGAAGATCTTGATGAATTAGATTGGCCTGAAGACATTAAATTGATGCAAAGAAATTGGATTGGAAGGTCTGAGGGAGCTTACATTAAATTTAAGATATTTGGATATGATGATTATATTGAAGTTTATACTACAAGACCAGACACCATTTTTGGTGTCACTTTTATGGTAATTGCACCAGAGCATCCATTGGTTGATAAAATAACAACAAATGACCAAAGGGATGAAGTTAAAAAGTATAAAGAATATGCTGCTAAAAAATCAGATTTAGAAAGAACATCTCTTAATAAGGAAAAAACAGGTTGTTTTACTGGAGCTTATGCAATAAATCCAGCTAATGATAAAAAAATTCCGATTTATATTTCAGATTATATTCTTTTGACATATGGAACTGGTGCTATAATGGCTGTGCCTGGTCATGATAGTAGAGATTTTGAATTTGCTAAAAAATTTAATTTACCAATAATCCAAGTAGTGGCAAAGGAAAAAGGTAAATTAATTGACAATCTTGAAGAAGCTTTTGAAGAAGAGGGATATGCAATAAATTCAGGTCAATTTGATGGGATGGATACTTCTACATTTAAAAAAGAGATAATAAAATTTTTAGAAGAGAAAGGTATAGGGAAAAAAGGAGTAAGTTACAAATTAAGGGATTGGATATTTTCAAGACAAAGATATTGGGGTGAACCTATACCTGTTGTTATTTGTGATAAATGTGGTATTGTACCACTTAATGAAGACCAGTTACCATTGGTTTTACCAGATATTAAAGAATATGAACCATCTGGAACAGGAGAGTCTCCACTTGTTAATATTGATTGGTGGATAAATACTGAATGTCCAAAATGTGGAAAACCAGCAAAGAGGGAATCTAATACTATGCCACAGTGGGCGGGGTCTTGTTGGTATTATTTAAGATATCTTGATCCAAAAAATAATAAAGAACTCTGTTCTTTAGAAAAACAAAAATACTGGATGCCAGTTTCATTATATGTTGGTGGCAAAGAGCATGCTGTACTTCATTTATTATATGCAAGGTTTTGGCATAAATTTTTATATGATATTGGTGTTGTTAATACAAAGGAACCATTTTTAAAGTTAAGAAATCAAGGTATAATATTAGGTGAAGACAATCAAAAAATGTCAAAATCAAGAGGAAATGTGGTTAATCCTGATGATATCATAAAAGAATATGGAGCAGATACTTTTAGAATGTACGAAATGTTTATGGGACCTCTTGAAACATCTAAACCTTGGAATAAAAATTCTATAAAAGGCGTTAGAAGATTTATCGAAAGAGTATTTAACTACTTTGTTACAGTGGAGGTTTATGAAGGAGAAGAAAAAGATAACGAATTACTAAAAGTAGCACACAAATCTATAAAAAAAGTTACTGAAGATATTTTAACTATATCAGCCTTTAATACAGCGATTTCTCAATTAATGGTATTTTTAAATAAACTTGAAGAAAAACCAAAAATATCAAAAGATATAGCCAAAATTTATTTGATATTGCTTTCCCCATTTGCACCACATTTAGCCGAGGAACTTTATAACTATTTAGGTTACGAAAATTCCATTTTTAATAACGAAAAATGGCCTCAATATAATAGCAATCTTATAAAAGATGAAATTATTCCAATAGTTATTACGGTTAATGGTAAGAAAAGAGCTGTTATTGAGGTACCTTTTGATTCAGATGAAAGTTATGTTTTAGAGTTAGCTTTTAAAGAAGAGAATATCTTAAAGTATGTAAGTAGAGATAATGTTTTGAAAAGTGTATTTGTTAAAAATAAATTGTTAAATTTAATAACTAAGTAA
- a CDS encoding transketolase, giving the protein MRFILNNLPSNYIEWLKIVSKRARANIIKMTSVANSGHPGGSMSSIDFYITTILFSNIFNNFLKINSGEIDFSEYNFEENEKKSKIFSLTKDFFLDKDIDSFIISHGHTSPGWYSALVVFGLLDEKEVNSGFRLSNSPFSGHVENIIPLVEWDTGNLGQGLSAAAAKALYYKKKSFNSHVWVFMGDGEQQKGQISEARRFIKKYGLTNITVIIDYNKLQISGNIEKVMPQNLKSEWEAGGFYVVEIDGHDFNEIYKVLKTSYNDKNNNYCILARTVMGKGVSFMENKEKYHGATLPLDLAKKALEELKEFDDLDELLRLRKEYNFENVKNKLLKIWDRSLRTKKRDYFNNCISKLSDKPFNYYGKDKSIDCRSAYGEELLEIAKEFKQVGGNIFVFDCDLAESVKTNSFEKEFKEDFIQTGIQEHHAATCAGFLSKENALVFFSDFAIFGLDETFNQQRLNDINECNLKAVYTHAGTNVGEDGKTHHCINYIALTSCFYNSMLILPCDPNHTKHVLRYIAKRDGNFYVVMGRAKSPIVLDKDGNSYFNNNYIFTPGIFDIFYEGFDQRFKNDLNYKDIKADIFLISCGPAFSEAYLAYEEIKYNINVALVNISTPNYIDEKFLDIFSEMINNKIIIVTEDHNIKNGLNTILNNIIIKKNIKVKKYNFGITDYAPSGDYKSIYRKYGIDKDSIVKKIKSIN; this is encoded by the coding sequence GTGAGGTTTATATTAAATAATTTACCTAGCAATTATATAGAATGGCTTAAGATTGTTTCAAAAAGAGCAAGAGCTAACATTATCAAAATGACTTCAGTTGCAAATTCAGGTCATCCTGGTGGATCTATGTCATCAATTGATTTTTATATTACGACAATTTTATTCTCAAACATCTTTAATAATTTTTTAAAAATTAATTCAGGTGAGATTGATTTTTCTGAATATAATTTTGAAGAAAATGAAAAAAAAAGCAAGATATTTAGTTTAACTAAAGATTTCTTTTTAGATAAAGATATAGATTCTTTTATTATTTCTCATGGGCATACATCTCCAGGGTGGTATTCAGCTTTAGTTGTATTTGGTTTGTTAGATGAGAAAGAGGTAAATTCAGGATTTAGGCTTTCAAATTCACCATTTTCAGGGCATGTTGAAAATATTATTCCTTTAGTAGAATGGGATACTGGAAATTTAGGTCAGGGACTTTCTGCTGCTGCTGCAAAAGCTTTGTATTATAAAAAGAAAAGTTTTAATTCTCATGTTTGGGTTTTTATGGGAGATGGTGAACAACAAAAAGGACAAATTTCAGAAGCTAGAAGATTCATTAAAAAGTATGGCTTAACAAATATAACTGTTATTATAGATTACAATAAATTACAAATATCAGGTAATATAGAAAAAGTTATGCCACAGAATTTAAAAAGTGAATGGGAAGCAGGGGGTTTTTATGTAGTAGAAATAGATGGTCATGATTTTAATGAGATCTATAAAGTTTTAAAAACTAGTTATAATGATAAAAATAATAATTATTGTATCCTTGCAAGAACAGTTATGGGCAAAGGTGTGTCTTTTATGGAAAATAAAGAAAAATATCATGGTGCTACTTTACCTTTAGATTTAGCAAAAAAAGCTTTAGAAGAATTAAAAGAATTTGATGATTTAGATGAGCTTTTAAGATTAAGAAAAGAGTATAATTTTGAGAATGTTAAAAATAAATTATTAAAAATATGGGATAGATCCTTAAGAACAAAAAAAAGGGATTATTTTAATAACTGTATTTCAAAATTATCAGATAAACCTTTTAATTATTATGGAAAAGATAAATCTATTGATTGTAGGTCTGCTTATGGTGAAGAATTATTAGAAATAGCAAAAGAGTTTAAGCAGGTAGGAGGGAATATATTTGTTTTTGATTGTGATCTTGCAGAGTCTGTTAAAACAAATTCTTTTGAAAAAGAATTTAAAGAAGATTTTATACAAACTGGAATCCAAGAGCACCATGCAGCAACATGTGCTGGTTTTTTATCAAAAGAAAATGCACTTGTATTTTTTTCAGATTTTGCAATATTTGGTTTAGATGAGACTTTTAATCAACAAAGACTCAATGATATTAATGAATGCAATTTAAAAGCTGTTTATACTCATGCTGGAACAAATGTAGGAGAAGATGGAAAAACTCACCATTGTATCAATTATATAGCATTAACATCTTGTTTTTACAACTCGATGTTAATATTGCCATGTGATCCAAATCATACAAAACATGTTTTAAGATATATTGCTAAAAGAGATGGAAATTTTTATGTAGTGATGGGTAGAGCAAAATCTCCAATTGTGTTAGATAAAGATGGAAATTCATATTTTAATAATAATTATATATTTACTCCTGGTATTTTTGATATTTTTTATGAAGGATTTGATCAAAGATTTAAAAATGATTTGAATTATAAAGATATAAAAGCTGATATATTTTTAATTTCTTGTGGACCTGCATTTTCTGAAGCATATTTAGCTTATGAAGAAATTAAATATAATATAAATGTTGCTTTAGTTAATATTTCAACTCCTAATTATATAGATGAAAAATTTTTGGATATTTTTTCAGAAATGATAAACAATAAAATAATTATTGTAACAGAAGATCATAATATAAAAAATGGATTAAATACGATATTAAATAATATTATTATTAAAAAAAATATAAAAGTTAAAAAGTATAACTTTGGAATTACAGATTATGCACCATCTGGAGATTATAAATCAATTTATAGAAAATATGGTATAGATAAAGATTCTATTGTAAAAAAAATTAAAAGTATTAACTAA
- the glnA gene encoding type I glutamate--ammonia ligase, with the protein MGVKEKISEIKKIINQENIEAIDLKFIDLKGSIRRVTISNEEFDENLLLEGIGFDGSSVTGFRKVSAGDLVLIPDLDTLHYEPFATNKILSFMCYIKEADTREQFQDDPRFISKKATDYMKSLQFGDTFMVAPEYEFFLFNKVSYDNKSHYSFYHIDSEEGYWNNDAKGNEVFYLPMIKQQGYHRSFPNDRYFCVRQEIVNTMKNFNIPFKYHHHEVAGPSQHEIEIPLVELFKACEYTVLIKYIVKNVARKFGLFATFMPKPLSQDAGSGLHMHMLIKKNGKNIFYGNEYANLSKDALFFMGGILHHGRALVAFTNPSTNSYKRLVPGFEAPTNLFFSLGNRSAAIRIPKYATSEEEKRFEFRTPDATCNPYFAIPAILMAGLDGVKNKIDPTVYGYGPFDKNIHDLNDEERNKIKSIPTSFKEALDELEKDHEFLLQGNVFTKNFIDAYIRTKRKELDLLNREVTPLEYIEYFDC; encoded by the coding sequence ATGGGAGTAAAGGAAAAAATCAGTGAAATAAAAAAAATTATTAATCAAGAAAATATTGAAGCAATTGATTTAAAATTCATAGATTTAAAAGGTTCAATTAGAAGAGTTACAATATCAAATGAAGAATTTGATGAAAATTTACTTTTAGAAGGTATTGGATTTGATGGTTCTTCTGTTACAGGCTTCAGGAAAGTTTCAGCTGGCGATCTTGTTCTTATTCCAGATTTGGATACTTTGCATTATGAACCTTTCGCAACAAATAAAATATTGTCTTTTATGTGTTATATAAAGGAAGCTGATACAAGAGAACAATTCCAAGATGATCCTAGATTTATTTCAAAGAAAGCAACTGATTACATGAAATCTTTACAATTTGGAGATACTTTCATGGTTGCTCCTGAATATGAATTTTTTCTTTTTAATAAAGTATCTTACGATAATAAATCTCATTATTCTTTTTATCATATAGACTCTGAAGAGGGTTATTGGAATAATGATGCGAAGGGGAATGAGGTTTTTTATTTACCAATGATTAAACAACAAGGATATCATCGAAGTTTTCCAAATGATAGATATTTTTGTGTAAGACAAGAAATTGTAAATACTATGAAAAATTTTAATATTCCTTTTAAATACCACCATCATGAAGTTGCAGGTCCATCTCAACATGAGATAGAGATTCCTCTTGTTGAGTTATTTAAAGCATGTGAATACACTGTTTTAATTAAATATATAGTCAAGAATGTTGCAAGAAAATTTGGCCTCTTTGCTACATTTATGCCAAAACCTTTATCTCAAGATGCAGGATCTGGACTTCATATGCATATGTTGATAAAAAAGAATGGTAAAAATATTTTTTATGGAAATGAATACGCAAATTTATCAAAAGATGCTTTATTTTTTATGGGGGGTATTTTACATCATGGAAGAGCCTTAGTAGCATTTACTAATCCTTCTACAAACTCATATAAAAGATTAGTTCCTGGTTTTGAAGCACCAACAAATCTTTTCTTTTCTCTAGGTAATAGATCTGCTGCAATAAGAATACCTAAATATGCTACTTCTGAAGAGGAAAAAAGATTTGAGTTTAGGACCCCTGATGCTACATGTAATCCATATTTTGCAATTCCTGCAATTTTAATGGCAGGACTTGATGGTGTTAAAAATAAAATTGACCCTACAGTTTATGGCTATGGACCATTTGATAAAAATATACATGATTTAAATGATGAAGAGAGAAACAAAATAAAGTCAATACCTACTTCTTTTAAAGAAGCTTTAGATGAATTAGAAAAAGATCATGAATTTCTTCTTCAAGGTAATGTTTTTACTAAAAATTTTATTGATGCATATATTAGAACGAAAAGAAAAGAATTAGATTTGCTAAATAGAGAAGTTACTCCTTTAGAATATATTGAGTATTTTGATTGTTAA
- a CDS encoding Na+/H+ antiporter NhaC family protein, with translation MDSFGILGLLPPILIIVLAFITKDVIFSLFVGIFAGTLIVANGDPFSALLALTDRIANALSDGWNIRIVLFCALLGAFVGMLSKTGAAYAFGKWASSNVKSRKGALLVTWIFGLIIFIDDYFNSLTIGTVMRPVTDEKKISRAKLSYILDSTAAPVCIIAPISSWVVTVMSVIRGSEGFVNLKISEFAFFIKLIPVNFYALLTILMVLAIIIYNKDFGPMRDSEMLAINKNILFNEDKYGPVTGKIETKDENNNVKPFDMIIPLLILIISCVVFFPMVTYINSINGENIKNLSESFRKISIGDAFKDTDASAALFYAIIFTIVLSYIYFIVRKLLNLRKAGEAIIEGIKSMIPALVILALAWTISGLIKTPKSEGGLGLPVYLSNIFVEGNFPISILPILVFIISCLISFSTGTSWGTFTIMIPISLPIVISLSQSLGYSYSNMLNISLITVGGILAGAIFGDHCSPISDTTILSSTGASCPHLEHVTTQIPYALFVAFISGIGYIIAGIIKNVFVSGLISFILFLVGYILISSFFDKKYDNI, from the coding sequence ATGGATAGTTTTGGTATATTAGGACTTCTTCCTCCAATATTAATTATAGTTCTTGCTTTTATAACAAAAGATGTTATTTTTTCTCTTTTTGTAGGAATATTTGCTGGTACTCTAATTGTAGCTAATGGTGATCCTTTTAGTGCTTTACTTGCATTAACTGATAGAATTGCAAATGCTTTATCTGATGGTTGGAATATAAGAATAGTATTATTTTGTGCTTTGCTGGGGGCATTTGTTGGTATGTTATCAAAAACTGGTGCAGCTTATGCTTTTGGTAAATGGGCTTCCTCAAATGTTAAGAGTAGAAAAGGAGCTCTTTTAGTTACATGGATTTTTGGATTAATAATTTTTATTGATGATTATTTCAATTCACTTACTATTGGTACTGTAATGAGGCCAGTTACTGATGAGAAAAAGATTTCAAGAGCAAAACTTTCATATATTCTTGATTCAACAGCAGCTCCTGTTTGTATTATTGCACCAATTTCAAGTTGGGTTGTTACTGTTATGAGTGTTATAAGAGGTTCTGAAGGATTTGTAAACTTAAAAATATCTGAGTTTGCTTTTTTTATCAAACTAATTCCTGTAAATTTTTATGCATTATTAACAATACTTATGGTTTTAGCTATAATTATTTATAATAAAGATTTTGGACCTATGAGAGATAGTGAGATGCTAGCTATAAATAAAAACATTTTATTTAATGAAGATAAATATGGACCAGTAACAGGAAAAATAGAAACTAAAGATGAAAACAATAATGTTAAACCTTTTGATATGATAATACCATTATTAATTCTAATAATTTCATGTGTTGTTTTCTTCCCAATGGTTACTTACATAAATTCTATTAATGGAGAAAATATTAAAAATTTAAGTGAAAGCTTTAGAAAAATAAGTATTGGGGATGCTTTTAAAGACACTGATGCTTCTGCTGCTTTATTTTATGCTATTATATTTACTATTGTTTTATCTTATATTTATTTTATAGTAAGAAAACTCCTTAATTTGAGAAAAGCTGGAGAAGCTATAATTGAAGGAATAAAATCCATGATTCCTGCTTTGGTTATTCTTGCTTTAGCATGGACTATTTCAGGATTAATTAAAACCCCAAAATCGGAAGGTGGGCTTGGTTTACCTGTTTATTTATCTAATATATTCGTTGAAGGTAATTTTCCAATTTCAATTTTACCTATACTTGTATTTATAATTTCATGCCTTATTTCTTTTTCAACAGGTACAAGTTGGGGAACTTTTACAATTATGATTCCTATTTCTTTGCCAATAGTAATATCTCTATCTCAATCTTTAGGTTATTCGTATAGTAATATGTTGAATATTTCATTAATTACTGTGGGTGGTATACTAGCAGGAGCAATTTTTGGAGATCACTGTTCACCAATATCAGATACTACAATTCTTTCTTCAACTGGAGCTTCTTGTCCACATTTAGAGCATGTTACTACTCAAATTCCATATGCTTTATTTGTAGCTTTTATTTCAGGAATAGGTTACATTATTGCAGGAATAATTAAAAATGTATTTGTTTCTGGTTTAATTAGTTTTATTTTATTTTTAGTGGGTTATATATTAATTTCTTCTTTTTTTGATAAAAAGTATGATAATATCTAA
- a CDS encoding DUF115 domain-containing protein has translation MFYQKNLIIIQQNLKDLYNVLVSKENSSSFSHFDVKSKNLNENIISAFNKFFKDKKINILPIKEKEIYLILEEYFLIFIFENINLFFDKYLIFFFDDLEFFRQILEYYSFEKVNFNKWLFVFPFIKLDTISNYLNFFLSIDEFSIEKEIDFLYECFYFFPIFDKEKNRILLDLIIDSVNCFDEESKNNTSNGITNLNFTKFLKNKNFINFFSLFLHFNIQNNFNLENIYIDKKTLKNSYFEKFFIVVEFIRLLLNKFSDKKTYEILIKQQLINLLNNLFFIKKSIKNFPINRPFSKAFVFGAGYSINNINFDILSNIQKNGVAIIVVDTVYKYFLKKGINPDFVIVLDSQKLNYYDFINLPYKKLNLKNKKNEIFIIEISSIYKISLKFKNNLKIYFSSVVKDVNNTWAAINPLSYLIIKETNLSRIPAYGNVSLLAIVFALLFFEEVYVYGFDSGFQKYIYHCKETLDYNYNLFKSNFINTLVGQLTKFCLKKKDSKNTKSSFELLKNRNLFETEFYSYRNRIYFDEDFILNSINYINENFNNNSFKIDKKYNKNIFIKNYITDLEKNSFNNLKNKIKELKEEIKNINIERKNDVEYLINYIRKLYRENELFSKIVYSLFYFNNKKRNLEEINLKDIKLIQKIINIYFI, from the coding sequence GTGTTTTATCAAAAGAATTTAATAATTATACAGCAAAATTTGAAAGACTTGTATAATGTTTTAGTTTCAAAGGAAAATAGTTCTTCTTTCTCACATTTTGATGTCAAGAGTAAGAATTTGAATGAAAATATTATTTCTGCTTTTAATAAATTTTTTAAAGATAAAAAGATAAATATTTTGCCAATAAAAGAAAAAGAAATATACTTAATCCTAGAAGAATATTTTTTAATTTTTATTTTTGAAAATATAAATCTTTTTTTTGATAAATATCTTATATTTTTTTTTGATGACCTAGAATTTTTTAGACAGATACTGGAATATTATTCATTTGAGAAAGTTAATTTCAATAAATGGTTATTTGTATTTCCTTTTATTAAATTAGATACGATTAGTAATTATTTAAATTTTTTTTTATCTATAGATGAATTTTCAATAGAAAAAGAAATTGATTTTCTTTATGAGTGTTTTTATTTTTTTCCTATTTTTGATAAAGAAAAAAATAGAATTTTATTAGATTTAATTATAGATTCAGTTAATTGTTTTGATGAAGAATCTAAAAATAATACTTCTAATGGAATTACAAATTTAAATTTTACAAAATTTTTAAAAAATAAGAATTTTATTAATTTTTTTAGTTTATTTTTACATTTTAATATTCAAAACAATTTTAACTTAGAAAACATTTATATTGATAAAAAGACATTAAAAAATTCATATTTTGAAAAATTTTTTATAGTAGTTGAATTTATTAGATTATTATTAAATAAGTTTTCAGATAAGAAAACATACGAAATATTAATAAAGCAACAATTAATTAATCTATTGAATAATTTATTTTTTATTAAAAAATCTATAAAAAATTTCCCAATCAACAGGCCCTTTAGTAAAGCCTTTGTATTTGGAGCAGGATATTCTATAAATAATATAAACTTTGATATTTTAAGTAATATTCAAAAAAATGGAGTAGCTATAATTGTTGTAGATACAGTTTATAAATATTTTTTAAAAAAAGGTATTAATCCAGATTTTGTAATTGTCCTTGATTCACAAAAATTAAATTATTATGACTTTATAAATTTACCTTATAAAAAATTAAATTTAAAAAATAAAAAAAATGAAATATTTATTATAGAGATTTCTTCAATTTATAAGATTTCATTAAAATTTAAAAATAATCTTAAAATTTATTTTTCTTCAGTTGTAAAAGATGTTAATAATACATGGGCGGCAATAAATCCACTATCATACTTAATAATTAAAGAAACAAATCTTTCCAGAATTCCAGCTTATGGTAATGTTTCTCTTTTAGCTATTGTATTTGCCCTTTTGTTTTTTGAAGAAGTTTATGTTTATGGTTTTGATTCAGGTTTTCAAAAATACATTTATCATTGTAAAGAAACTTTAGATTATAACTATAATCTATTTAAATCTAATTTTATAAATACCTTAGTTGGTCAGTTGACTAAATTCTGTTTGAAAAAAAAAGATAGTAAAAATACAAAATCATCTTTTGAGTTATTAAAAAATAGAAATTTATTTGAAACAGAATTTTATTCGTATAGAAATAGAATATATTTTGATGAAGATTTTATATTAAATTCTATAAATTATATAAATGAAAATTTTAATAATAATAGTTTCAAGATAGATAAAAAATATAATAAAAATATTTTTATAAAAAATTATATAACAGATTTGGAAAAGAATAGTTTTAATAATTTGAAAAATAAAATAAAAGAATTAAAAGAAGAAATTAAAAATATAAATATTGAAAGAAAAAATGATGTAGAATATTTAATAAATTATATTCGAAAATTATATAGAGAAAATGAGCTTTTTAGTAAAATAGTATATAGTTTATTTTACTTTAATAATAAAAAAAGAAATCTCGAAGAGATCAATTTAAAAGATATCAAACTGATCCAAAAAATAATAAATATTTATTTTATTTAA